GGCGAGGCCCGCTGGTCGGATCTGGTTAGGCTCTTAGTGTGGGAGCGTCTGATGTAAATTTGGTTCCCTCTTCTATCCGGATCCCAGTGTCCCGTAGTGATAAGCATTTAAAGACGTAAAGGTCGAGTCGTCCgggcctcctcccaccctcagcAATCATTTTGTCTGGGAGCACCGCCGGCAGGCCAGATTTCCTGTGGCACCGCCTGAATGACGAAACACGGGATGGCCATTGCACTCCCGGACTTTTCCGGAGATCTAGGTCCTTGGTCCTGATGCAACTCCCCGGGTCTTTTACACAAAGCACGCTGAAGGGAGGGGCGCTAGGACCCGGCAGACGCCCGGGACTCGCCCGCACGGCCGGCGGGGGTGCCTCCCCCGCAGAGCGGTCGGTTTGTAGGACCCGCTGAAGGTCCGTGTGTCCGTCTGGTTTGGGTGCCCGTTCTCCACCCCAAGTCTAGGCGCTAGGAACCCGAGCCCAACATCCCTGTCCCAGCCACCATCCCCAAGCCCTCTCCTTGGAAGCATTTGGGGACGGGGGGCAGGCGGGGCACGGGCCTCCCCCATTAATCCACCCCCTGGGGCTGCAGAGTTACCAGGCGGGTGGGGCTGCAAGGAGGACCGGGCTCGGCGTCCCGAGCTGCCCCGGCTGGACCcggaccccacccccactttcGACCCTCTGCAAGGCCGGGTTGGCGTGGGGTACGTGCGCGAGGGCCTGCCGGGTTAACGTCTGCTCCCCGCGCCCGAGCATCCACCGAGCGCTTACTAGAGCCCGCAGCTGCAGGCCCCCGGACGCGGGGGCAGCCGTTCTcccggcccgccgccccccggcaGGCTCCCCTGGCTGTCCCCCGGCTCGGTCACGgctaccccctcccccagcaacaGGACCCTATAATAAACAAGTCTTTCCTTGATCCTCCCCTGCCGCGAGCGCCCTCGGGGACCTTGGCAGCTGCAGCCGCCGCGGATCCCTTCCAGAAAGGGGGCGTGGCTGCGGCTCGGGGTTCGGCCGGGAGCGTTCTGGGGCtcagcgggggcggggccaggccgcTGTCACCGGGCAGGAGAGAACGTTGCGAACGTGCGCCCCGAGCCCATTGGCTGAGGGGAGCCACACTCCCGGGCCGGGATTGGGCCGCGGCGCCGAGGGGGCGTGGCCTCCCCGCACTAGTCCTTATAGGCCTCTCGGCCCGGGTGCTAGGGACCGCGGCTGGCCGAGGGGGAGGTGCGGGTGGGTGGAAGGGACAGGCCTGGGCGGCGCTCGGGGGTTGGGACCAGTTCGCGCACCCATTCAAGCGGCAGGACGCACTTGTCCTAGCAGTTCTCGCCGACGGAGCTAGCTGGTAAGTGTCCCTTTGTGTGTGCCGGTCCCTCGGTGGGAAGGCCTCGGCCCTGCGGGTCCCGGGGCTCTGAGGCTGGTCCAGCCCCCAGCCTGACGCCGGGTCCGTGCCCCTCGTGTCTTACAGCGTTTTCTGCGGTCCCGCATCCGGAGCGTCTCTGCAAACGCCCTGGCGGCCGTCCCCATCATGCCTAGCCTTTGGGATCGCTTCTCGTCGTCGTCCTCCTCCTCGTCGTCCTTGCCCCGAACCCCCACCCCCGATCAGCCGCCGCGCTCAGCCTGGGGGTCGGCGGCCCGGGAAGAGGGGCTTGGCCGCTGCGCGAGCCTGGAGAGCTCGGACTGCGAGTCCCTGGACAGCAGCAACAGTGGCTTCGGGCCGGAGGAAGGTAAGCCGTGGGCCGGGACCGGGCTCGGGCTCGACTCGAGGGGGGCCGGGGAGGTGGGAAGGCCCCGCTCTGGAAGGGGTCAGCGCCGCCTTGGCTCCTACCCCGTCGGAGCCCTGGTTGCGGacgggcgggcggcgggctggAGGACGGGGACTGGAGCTTGGGGGCCGGGTGCGGGGCAGCGACGGAGGCAGGAGGGGGCCGGGGTGCTGCTCTCTTAACGGAGCAGCACCTCCCCCTTTTGGAGCTGCTCTCACAGCCCTCTCGCGTGCGCTCTCCCTTGCAGACTCGGCGTACCTGGATGGGGTGTCCCTGCCCGACTTCGAGCTGCTCAGCGACCCCGAGGATGAGCACTTGTGTGCCAACCTGATGCAGCTGCTGCAGGAGAGCCTGTCCCAGGCGCGGCTGGGCTCGCGGCGCCCTGCGCGCCTGCTGATGCCCGGCCAGCTGGTGAGCCAGGTGGGCAAGGAGCTGCTGCGCCTGGCCTACAGCGAGCCGTGCGGCCTGCGGGGGGCGCTGCTGGACGTCTGCGTAGAGCAAGGCAAGAGCTGCCATAACGTCGGCCAGCTGGCCCTCGACCCCAGCCTGGTGCCCACCTTCCAGCTGACCCTCGTGCTGCGCCTGGACTCCCGCCTCTGGCCCAAGATCCAGGGGCTGTTCAGCTCCGCCAACTCGTCGTTCGTCCCCGGCTTCAGCCAGTCCCTGACGCTGAGCACGGGCTTCCGAGTCATCAAGAAGAAGCTGTACAGCTCGGAGCAGCTGCTCATCGAGGAGTGTTGAACTCGGGTCCGGGGGGTGCCGACCCTGTCCCCACGGCAGGGACGACTGAACTTTTGAGGTGGACATGGGCACGCAGGAGCCGAGGGACTGAGGCCTATCGTTTGAAAACTGACGACAGCCAcctgaggggaggagggtggaggtggtggggcaCATCGCGTTTCCATGGAAGCTCCCAGAGATGTGCAGGTGGCTCCCAGCTGGGGGTATGTGCCCCTCAGTACTGTAGCATGAAACAAAGGCCTAGGGGCCAACCGGGCTTCTGGCTGGATCTGTATGTAGcatgtactttattatttttattgttactgaCAGTTAAGAGGACAGTGGTGTGACAGAGCCAGGTGAGCAGCTGGGCTGCACTGGCCTTTGCAAGGGGGTGTGTGCTCCTGGTAGCGGCcctggtgggaggggggaggtcaAGGTAGTTCGTGTATTTCATGGTCTCAAGGGGCCAgatgtgttctttgtttttgtatcttttgttttgttttttgatcagAGCTTCACTACTGACCTGTCCTAGGCAGCTATCTTACAGACGCATGAATGtaagaggaggaaggggtgggTGTTGGGATCACTTGGGGATCTTTgacacttgaagaaaaaaatacacctgGGAGCTGCGTTTGCCCATCCCCCAATGTGTGCTGAGGAGTTGAGCTGTGAGGGGATGGGgctgagtggggtgggggctggaacccctcccccccaaggaGTGCCATCTGGGTCTTCCATCTAGAACTGTTTACATGAAGATACTCGCTGTTCATGAATACACTTGATGTTCAAGTATTAAGACCTAtgcaatattttttacttttctaataaaaaaaagtgtttgttaAAATGGTTGAGTCTTCTCGAGTGCTGTGAAATAAAAGGAGGGGGGATGGGTGCTGGTAAGAGGCAAGTTTCATCAGACTCAGGTCCAcctgtgtgtttctgtgtccttttccGGGGCTGCCTGCCAGCCTGGTAATGGAGGTATGTGGATTGTGTGCCGCCTGTGCCAAGAACCCTGGCGCCCTTGGCTCTGTGCGGGCTGATGCTACCAGGGGAAAGCACTGGAAAGCCCTGGAAGGTGAAGAGTGAGTCAGACCTCCCACTGAGCCCGAGTCCCAGTAGGGAGAGCTCACCTGGTTGCCCTGGGTTGGAAGGTCTGGCTACAGGggtccctgagcccaaggcattCATAGGAACTAGATGGACTAgaagagacttttctttctttctgcgaATAAAAGTCACAGTTCCACCTGTCATGCAGTcatgaaaatgacaaaattgttCTCTGAATGGCAAAGACTAAGGAGCAGGAGTACCAAGAAATGGAGTTAGTCCCAGCCTTTTACTAGACAAGGAATCTTGGGCTCCCAGGAGCATGACCTGCTACTGGGAGGAGGAGGTGTGGCCCTGGCAGGTGCAGAatgaacaacacacacacaaacacacgcagAGCAAGGGGACTGCAGGCCCGCCCGCATGGATTCCTTGGGTGACTTGGACTCATTGTGCTCTCTGGGCCCCAATTTCCTTATCAGTGGAGCTGGGGTTGGGCCAGATGAAGGCCAAGGCCCTtccacttctccctccctgtgcccGTCGGGGGAGGGCAGATCTCCCACTCTGGCCTTTGGAGAGCTGTTATCTCCCTTGTTTCTCTTCCTGGTCCCAGGCAGGTCCTGTTTACCCAACGTTACAACAGTAGTTCTTCCCCTTGAGTGTGTGGGGCCCGGGTTAAAATGCAGATCTCTGGGCTCGGGCAGAGATTCTGGCTGTGTCCCCCTTGGGGCAGggccccaggaatctgcatttcccCCCAGCAGTACTGACACTGGGTCCGAAACTTGGCTGGTTTCGAAGACTTGCATCTCTTTGGTGGAACTGAGTGAACTGCTCCCCAAAATGAATGCACTTGGGTTAGAACTAGATGTGAAAATGCTGATAATAAATGAGAAGGTGCCCAGAGCAGTTTTAGGGGAGCCCTCACCCTCATTTTCTAAGCACGTCCTCCTAATAGGCACCCTGTGAGGGCTGGGTGGGACGCGGGTTAGTAATGTTTCACAGGCTAGTAAACACAGGCCCCAGGCCTTGAACGACCATCTTCTGATGGTGGCTGATCTTGTCCACTCTCAGCCCCATCAggagggtgggagctgggggtgaAGGGCGCTCAGCCTCTGGGGAGCCTCTGGGCACACTTCCTCGGGAATTAAGGTCGGCACCAACGCTCACAGCTGTATGTCTGTTGCCCCAAAAGAAGAGTGAGGGAAACAACCATGTCAAGCTCCAAGATCGTCTTGTTGGTATTTAGAGGCAAGAACTGGAGGGCAGGGTAAGCATGATCTCCTCTCCAAGACCGCAGGCCGTGAGCACACttggctccttttcttttttttttttttttttttttaaatttttatttatttatgatagtcacagagagagagagaggcacagagacacaggcagagggagaagcaggctccatgcaccgggagcccgacgtgggattcgatcccgggtctccaggatcgcgccctgggccaaaggcaggcgccaaaccgctgcgccacccagggatccccttggctCCTTTTCTTAGATGGTCAGACGAGGCCAGAGGAAAGCTTGGACTCCCAAGAGAGCACCGCTGAGTCGCCATCTCCTGACCAGACTGACTTTCCTCATCACCAAGCTTGAAAATGTCCCCCAGGAGGGCAGAAAGGCCCCCGGGTGTTGGGGCCAGGGGTAGCTGGCCGCCTCCTAAGCTGCGGCAGGGAGCTCTGTCTCAGGTATTGGGCTCTTGAAGAGAAGACAGGAAGATAGGAAAGCCTCCTTTGCTGCTTAGACTGAAAGCTAATGAAACTTACAGACTTACAGATAAAACCCAGCTTTGGAAAATGCTTCCAGAAATTGTTCCCTTTGGCTTACAAACTTTGTACTGAccacttcttttatttctattttccaactCATGAGGATACTACTCTAGAACCTACAATAGCTCCCTCTTGTCAAATTCCACTGTCTGCCTTTCAAGACCTTTGCTACTGGGCCCTACTTGCCCTATCCAGGCTGATGGCCCCCCCATACCCTCTACAACTCCCCCTCTTTAGTTACAGGTCAAGATGGACTGTGCCCTTCTCTCATCCCAGATTTTGGTGATTCTAGTGCCCTTTACCAAGGATGTCATCCCTCTGTTCTGTCTGCAAACCCTTCCCTTCCTTTAAGACCCagagtgaggggcacctgggtggctcagtggttgagtggctgcctttggctcaggttgtgatcccaacgtcctgggatcgagttccgcatcaggctccccacagggagcctgcttctccctctgcctatgtctttgcccctctctgtgtgtctctcatgaataaataaataaaatcttaaaaaaaaaaaaaaaaaaagacccagaacGAGCTCTAACCCTTTTAGGATTCCCttctgcctcctcctgcctcctccttcacAATCATAGTGTTGAAAAGTCAGCAGTTTTCTGATCTCACTGTATGCATTTGTTTCATATCCCTCAGTTCTGTGGGATACCCCTGGGTTCCCCTCAGGCCCTGGCTGGCTGACGGCTTGATTGTGCTCCTCTTCTTGGGCTCAAACCACacaagacaccccccccccacccccacccccccgccaatCCCCAACCAGTCTCAAACTCTCAGGCTAAGGAGACAGGAGGGCAGGGTAGAAACGCCTCATTGTTTAATCATGCCTGCTGCCCAGTTTAAAGGAACAGTAAAGGCGAAGGTCCTGGAAGGGAGGCAGTGTCCCTAGTGGTACAGGCCACCATGCTGTGGTGAAATCTGGGTTCGAATCCTGACTCAGACCTTTTTTTAGCCAGTGACCTAGAGGAAGTCACTTGGagttacctcatctgtaaaacaaggataataGTGAAGGAACTTGTATATAGAGTCATAACTGGGCCCCACCGTGGGCAGAGGAAGCCAGTGGTTGCACAAGAGATGCAGGCCCGAGCTGTGGTGGAGATGGCTGCATAGTAAGCACCCTGTAGTAGGGATCATCTTTGACCTCCTTCCCATCTGGTCCTGCTTTCATCTAACATCTTTTCAAAAGTCACCATCTTAACAAGAGTCATGTCAACACACAACGTTAATACATTCTTGTAAAAAACATCCtttggggggcatctggctggctaaGTGAGTacagcgtgtgactcttgatctcaaggtagtGAGTTCGAGGCCCAcactgggggtagagattacttaaaaataaaatcttggggtgcctggggggcttagttggttaagtgtctgactcttgatttcggctcaggtcatgatcattcaggatcatgggatggagccctgcgttgggccctgcattgggctctgcactgggcatggagcctgcttaagattctctcctctccctctgcccctcctcatgcaagcttgctctttccctctctcaaaaaaatttaaatcttaaacaaacaaaaccatcatTTGGGAGTAATGTGCTTATTAGACAGCTGCACCTCTAAGCTGTGTCTTCTAAGCCTGGCACATATTGCACACCCCATATTAGATTCCTTTACTTCTACCTCACTGTAAAGAAGGAAACACAAAGGCCTAGAGTGGCTCAGTGAGCAAGGCTGCAGGGCTAAGCTCGGAAGTGTGGCCTCCTACTTCCGGGGCCTTCCACTCATTGCCCTGAAccctccctggctcccagctGGTGGGTGTCCCAGCTGGTGGGTGTCTGGTGGGTGTCCAGCAGCAGGCTGAGGAAACATGAAGCACAGAAACCAGGCCCAATTGTTACAGGACTCTGGCCTTATCCTGAAAGGGGGGCCCTTTATGAAAGAATCACAAGTTATTAAACCGTCTATTAAACTCCGACACAACCATGCATGGAGTCTCCATCTTGCTCTCATGCATGAGCTGTGCACGGAAACATCTGTGGCCATGTGGTACTGACGGCTCTGAAGGCAGACTCTGATGGGGTGCCATTTCATTActgcattcactcattcaacctATATCTAACTAGGTGGCTCTGTGGGACTGCAAGAGAAAGCCAAAATAAGTGGGAACCCTTAAGGAGCAGACATCCCCTCCCATgagtgtacatgcacacacacacacacatatacacattccCACATAATCACACACATTTGCAGGGAACACTATGGGGCATAAAGGCGAGAGTAAATAGGCACACACCCAATTTTGCCTACCCCCTAACTTCCCAGGGAAAATTATCTAGCAACGTGGAACCATTAATGGACGCttgggtggggatccctgggtggcgcagaggtttagcgcctgcctttggcccagggcgtgatcctggagacccgggatcgaatcccacgtcgggctcccggtgcatggagcctgcttctccctctgcctgtgtctctgcctctctctctctctctgtatgactatcataaattaaaaaaaaaaaaaaagttaaaaaaaaaaaaggacgcttgggtggctcagtggttgagcatttgcctttggctcaggtcatgatcccggggtcctgggatcgagcctgcatCAGACTttctgtaggaagcctgcttctccctctgcctatgtctctgcctctctctctgtgcgtctctcatgaataaataaaacaaaaatctaaaaaaagaaataaactgtatacttaaaaattggtgaattttattgAATGTAAATTGTACCTTAATACCTGTACTTTCATTTGAAGAAAGTACatgtacacaaaaattaattcaaagtggaTCATGGACATCAATGGAAGAGCTAAATGGAAAAGCTAGACCTTAAgggttttagaagaaaatgtaggagtTAGTCTTTATGGtcttggattaggcaatgatttcttaggaCACCAAAGTACAAGTGGTAGAAAAGAAGATTGGCAAGTTGgactttataaatgttaaaaacatttgtgcttcaaaggacacaatcagggatccctgggtggcgcagcggtttggcgcctgcctttggcccagggcgcgatcctggagacctgggatcgaatcctacgtcgggctcccggtgcatggagcctgcttctccctctgcctgtgtctctgcctctctgtgtgtgtgtgtgactatcacaaataaataaaaattaaaaaaaaaaaaaaaggacacaatcAAGAGAGTAAAAAAACCAcacgggagaaaatattttgcaaatcatatatatgataagtGATTtgcatctagaatatataaagaactctttttttaagaggggggaggggcagaggaagagggagagagagagtatcttaagcaagttccatgcccagcatggaaccagGTGTGGGCCTCCATCTCAGCTTGTGACCTGAGTCGAAAttaagagttgggtgcttaactgggaaagagaagcagactccccactgagcagggaggcctacacagggctcaatcccaggacccagagattatgatctgagccgaaggcagatgctcaaccaactgagccacccaggtgccccccaaaacaaCTTTATCGATATAATTTACACATTCTAAATATCACCCGTTAAGAGTATACAaatcaatggtttttagtatattcagaataATGCAACTATCACTACAACcaattttacaatattttcatcaccctcaaAAGAAACTGTCTATGAGCAGTCACCTCTACTAatcaaccactaatctacttttatCTCGATGATTtgtctattttggacatttcGTACAAATGGAATTGGATaatgtgtggtcttttgtgatCTCTTTCACTCAGGCTCATCCAAATTGTGGCATGTATCAgtactacatttcttttttttaagattatttatttatttatttgagagagagagaaagcagagagtggGCACATATGAGGAGGGggttgggtgggggatgggcagagggagagggagaagcagactccttgctgagcagggggccctatgtggagcttgatcccaggaccctgggatcatggcctgagctgaaggcagatgcttaactgactgagtcacccaggcgccccagtactacatttctttttactaatgaacagtattccattgtgttggagagaccacattttgtttatcctttcatctgttgatggacatttgggttgtttccactttgatcttatgaataatgctgttatgaacattcacatataagtttttgtgtggacatattttcatttcttttgagtgtatacccagaagtggaattaatgggtcacatggtaactctGCATTTAACACTAGGAGGAGTTGCCAGGctattttccagaggggctgcaccattTTAAAATCCCGGCAGGAATGTTTAAGGGCtcccgtttctccacatccttgcctcTACCTGTTATTTTCCATCtctgattatagccattctggtGGTATGAAATAGCAACTCACCGTAGTgctgatttacatttccctattGACCAATAATGTTAAATATCTTTCCATAAATAGCTTTTAGGTCATTTGGacaacttctttggagaaatgtcattcaggttctttgcttgttttttgttttttgttttttttttaaagattttatttatttatttattcatgagcgacacacagagaggcagaaacacaggcagagggagaagcagactccatgcatggaccccgacgtgggactcgattccaggaccccaggatcacaccctgggccaaaggcaggtgccaaaccactgagccacccaggtgtccctctttgcttgttttttagtTGAGTTGCAAGAGTTCTTTATAGGGAAGCCTCTCcccagaagagggagagggagagggaggggagaagcagactccccactgagcagggagcctgatgcataaATATGGTACATTTTTCACCTGGAGAAGAAAAACATAGAGAAGCCATGAGCATTtggttcaaattttatttatcatctgtcTCAGCCAGTAGAATGTTAACCTACGTGTTTTGTgtgcctaaaacagtgcctggctcatagaaAGGGTGAAAAGAACCATGACATCTCAGATCTGCTGTCTCCTGTAAGGCCCACTAGGACCCAATTcccaacacttctttttttaaaattgtggtaaaatacacataacataaaatttacaatttgaataattttttaaagactttatttatttatgagaaacagagagagagagagaggcagagacacaggcagagggagaagcaagctccatgcagggagcccgatgtaggactccatcccgggtctccaggatcacaccctgggctgaaggcggcgctaaactactgagccaccagggctgccccaatttgaacaattaaaaaaatatattttaagtacaaTCTATTCCCTCCAATGTGAGGCTCagactcacgaccccaagatcaagagttgcatgctccaccaagggagccagccaggtgtcccccctttgaaccatttttaagtgtacagttcagtagtgttaaaaatatattcatattgtcATGCAACTGTTCTTCAGAAGTCTTTTATCTTGCATGACCAAAATTGTACACCCACTAAATAACAATACCACATGTCCCCCTCCTCCTAGCCCCTGAGAATCACCATTCTACCTTGTATCTCTATGAATCTGACTTTTCTAGATACgtcatataaattgaatcacacagtatttgtcttactGTCCCTGTCTTACTTAACACAGtgtcttcaagattcattcaGGTTGTAGCAAATTTTCTATAGCCacagttttcctccttttttttttttttttttagttttcctcctttttaagcTGAATACTACTCCACTGTATGTACATACTGCATTTGCTTGTCCTTCCATCCACCGATGGACACGTGGGTGGCTTCCATCTTTTAGCTACTGTGAatcatgctgctatgaacatgggtgtacaaatacttctttgagaccctgctttcatttctttgaggtATATACCTACAGGTGAGATTGCTAGATCAGATGgtaagtctatttttaatttttgaggaattgccatatTGTTTTcagcagtggctgcaccattttacattcccaccgacagtacACAGCACGTCCCGGCACTTTGATGCCTCTCCACACCCTAGTCCAATGACCCTGAGAGCCAAGTCCACTGCACCCATGCCTACAAGGTGGTAAGTGGTGAAGGGCTGGAGGAGGGCTAGGGATCTGCAATATTCTTTATGATCTAGCAAGTGGGAGGAAAGAGGGGTGAGCCTTCCTCCCTGAGGACATGAGGGTGGCCTTCTTCGTTCTCTTGCACCTCTGCTTTTCAGCCACACACTCAGATTCCTGTCCAAGCCCCTTCGGGGGTAGTCTGGGGGCCAGGGACAGAGCAGTGGAGCTGACTTGGGTTGGCACATCTCAAGAGACAGGAGAGAAACACATGCTCCTCTGGGGAGGAGGTTGAGATTGAGGCACCTGTCCCAGTGGCCCCCAACCCATTATGAAACTCCAAAATTTTTAGTTGGCTTTTGCCATCACTGATTGATTGGATATATGCCCTGTGATTTCACTACACTGTGaagtgtatttgtattttattcaccAAAAATTGCATCTACAtacattaatttacttttatttttaaaagatttgtatttaatttacttgacagtaagagtgagagagcacaagctggtgggggtggggtggtggagcaaaggagagggagaagcaggctccccgctgagcaaggagcccaggatCGTGAGCtaaaaggcaggtgctcagccaactgagccacccaggcgccctgtatctacatacatttaaaagcagtgggacagggatccctgggtggcgcagcggtttagcgcctgcctttggcccagggcgcgatcctggagacccaggatcgaatcccacgtcgggctcccggtgcatggagcctgcttctccctctgcctgtgtctctgcctctctctctctctgtgtgcctatcataaataaataataaaaaaaaaaaaaaaaaaaaaaagcagtgggaCAAATGTGGGCAAGACAGACTGTGGACACAGTCTATAGACAACATGAGGCCAGGCGGCGTTGGAACCTGCAAGCCCCTGGTGAGAACTTCAGGGCCTCATTCTAGCGCCTGGAGGTCAGCCGCTGCCCAAATGGGACTGACACCCTCCACCATTGGAGCTACGAGGAAGAGCAGGCTCAGGGTTAGAGAGGCTACAGAGTTCATATTTATAGCAtgttctacatctttttttttaagatttatttatgtatttattcatgagagacacacagagagaggcaggcagagacacaggcagagggagaagcaggctccatgcaggcagccctacatgggactcgattccgggtctccaggatcaggccctgggctgaaggcggcgctaaaccactgagccacctgggctgcccatgttcTACATCTTTAATGCACTTCGCATACCACCAATCCTAACAAGTAGGTACTATCACTATTATG
This genomic stretch from Canis lupus familiaris isolate Mischka breed German Shepherd chromosome 4, alternate assembly UU_Cfam_GSD_1.0, whole genome shotgun sequence harbors:
- the DDIT4 gene encoding DNA damage-inducible transcript 4 protein, with the protein product MPSLWDRFSSSSSSSSSLPRTPTPDQPPRSAWGSAAREEGLGRCASLESSDCESLDSSNSGFGPEEDSAYLDGVSLPDFELLSDPEDEHLCANLMQLLQESLSQARLGSRRPARLLMPGQLVSQVGKELLRLAYSEPCGLRGALLDVCVEQGKSCHNVGQLALDPSLVPTFQLTLVLRLDSRLWPKIQGLFSSANSSFVPGFSQSLTLSTGFRVIKKKLYSSEQLLIEEC